From Nicotiana tabacum cultivar K326 chromosome 15, ASM71507v2, whole genome shotgun sequence, the proteins below share one genomic window:
- the LOC107818840 gene encoding disease resistance protein At4g27190-like isoform X2 yields MKNLGEKMEKLRKFRDDIKEKVEGADGEGYKQKRDVLKWLKDVQKLEGEWESMQGSIAAAKTHAYKCCPKCSLRSEVSAQARNILDQLCELKKMGENFGSSLLVENYQVKKVEFIPGPSIEGQSAAARNINEILQLLEDDKVCIIGVWGMGGVGKTTLVKNLNNELLKIAASSSKLSFGVVIWVTVPKPPTDIRKVQAQIANRLSLKVDSEESVETIASRIHQRLKEVMSFLLILDDVWEAINLDHIGVPQPEDSPRSKVIITSRFLNVCRQMRTDAEIKVYTFDEDESWQLFVKNARDNANLEHIQPFAKKIAKQCDGLPLAITVIAASMRGQERVELWKGTLESLRMSKPNKDFENMVYKVIKWSFDSLESQGIELSSEQTSKHVNKRGGDIQNCFLYCSLYPVAVSTDDLIHCWWTEGLLGEHDTYEEAYNRGITVIESLKDACLLETHGGLDSVKMHAMVRNVAIWIANSLGDEHNSLIQAGIGLTHIKIMSVSVKRISFVSNKIERLPDSFKKCPKTTTLLLQDNSPLQIIPHELFQAFPALRVLNLSGTGIRALPSSINSLSQLNALILQNCGWLTELPPIGDLCNLQLLDCDNTKLNCLPQGLDKLTNLRLLNMPATYLKSIGQGILPKLSSIEMLNMLDTTYFQPPRWYLTPHPYPGTLSNVRKEGDTLLGSSTFDELSYLPNLTSLFVKLDSSSILNRDHTWMSRLERFRIEVGVGPMEAKFNKSTRMIGVSQCQIFSKGELSGMLQFASDLYLIKCMGLRKLIAYNSFDGLKSLHIVNCSCDFKPVEEGNEHFDPLPNLKEGNEHFDPLPNLEYLRLGSLFNLKSVSEFGHFLGTRFSKLRQLEMAVCQSLTCLFNVGGAFSVPKHLEDIGISNCRMTLVNSEVPRVRELLLENCPSLGTLGEPENTWEHLEELSLTNCNQIRKLPLSIQTSKNIKVIRGASDWWSQLEWDDDSSKSKLEHCFLPL; encoded by the exons ATGAAAAATCTGGGGGAGAAAATGGAGAAGCTAAGAAAGTTCAGAGATGATATCAAAGAGAAGGTGGAAGGGGCTGACGGAGAAGGCTATAAACAAAAACGAGATGTTCTCAAGTGGCTCAAAGATGTTCAAAAGCTAGAGGGTGAATGGGAATCTATGCAAGGAAGCATTGCAGCAGCTAAGActcatgcatataaatgttgtccAAAATGCAGCCTTCGCTCGGAAGTCTCTGCTCAAGCACGAAACATACTAGATCAACTTTGCGAGCTTAAAAAAATGGGAGAAAATTTTGGATCCAGTTTGTTGGTAGAAAATTACCAGGTGAAAAAAGTGGAGTTCATCCCAGGACCATCAATAGAAGGCCagtcagcagcagcaagaaaTATCAACGAAATCCTACAACTGTTAGAAGATGATAAG GTATGCATCATTGGTGTATGGGGTATGGGAGGAGTCGGCAAAACGACTTTGGTGAAGAATCTAAACAATGAGCTCCTAAAGATTGCTGCGTCGAGCTCCAAACTGTCTTTTGGTGTTGTGATATGGGTTACAGTGCCCAAACCGCCAACGGACATTAGAAAGGTTCAAGCACAAATTGCCAACAGATTAAGCCTTAAGGTAGATAGCGAGGAAAGCGTAGAAACCATTGCTAGTAGAATTCATCAGAGGCTCAAGGAAGTTATGAGTTTCCTTCTTATACTTGATGATGTTTGGGAAGCTATAAATTTGGATCATATAGGTGTGCCCCAACCTGAAGATTCCCCAAGAAGCAAGGTAATTATAACTTCTCGTTTTTTGAATGTTTGTAGGCAAATGAGAACAGACGCCGAAATCAAGGTGTACACATTTGACGAGGATGAATCTTGGCAACTGTTTGTCAAAAATGCAAGAGATAATGCCAATCTGGAGCATATTCAACCATTTGCAAAGAAAATTGCAAAGCAGTGTGATGGATTACCTTTAGCAATCACTGTTATCGCAGCCTCTATGAGAGGGCAGGAAAGGGTCGAGCTATGGAAAGGTACTTTGGAATCACTTAGAATGTCCAAACCTAATAAAGATTTTGAAAATATGGTTTACAAGGTCATCAAGTGGAGTTTTGATTCTTTAGAATCTCAGGGTATTGAATTGTCCTCAGAGCAAACAAGCAAACATGTGAACAAAAGGGGAGGTGACATTCAAAATTGTTTCTTGTATTGCTCTTTATATCCAGTGGCTGTTTCAACAGATGATCTCATACATTGTTGGTGGACAGAGGGGCTCCTTGGTGAACATGACACATACGAAGAAGCCTACAACAGGGGAATCACAGTGATTGAGAGTTTAAAAGATGCCTGCTTGCTGGAAACCCATGGGGGGTTGGATTCGGTTAAGATGCATGCCATGGTTCGTAATGTTGCTATATGGATAGCTAATTCATTAGGGGATGAACACAATTCTCTTATTCAAGCTGGAATTGGGTTGACTCATATTAAAATTATGTCAGTTTCTGTCAAGAGAATATCTTTCGTAAGCAACAAAATTGAACGCCTACCTGATTCTTTCAAGAAATGCCCAAAAACAACAACTTTACTTCTGCAAGATAATAGTCCCCTTCAGATAATTCCGCATGAACTTTTTCAGGCATTTCCAGCCCTAAGAGTTCTGAATCTGAGTGGAACTGGTATTAGAGCACTGCCTTCTTCCATCAATAGTTTATCTCAATTAAATGCTCTAATACTGCAAAATTGCGGCTGGCTGACAGAGTTACCACCTATTGGTGATCTTTGCAATTTGCAATTGCTCGATTGTGATAATACAAAATTAAATTGTCTACCGCAGGGATTGGACAAGTTGACAAATCTGAGGCTATTAAATATGCCTGCAACATATTTGAAGAGCATCGGCCAAGGAATTCTTCCCAAATTGTCTAGCATTGAAATGTTAAATATGTTGGATACCACATACTTTCAGCCGCCTAGATGGTACCTAACCCCGCATCCTTATCCGGGCACTTTGAGCAATGTAAGAAAGGAGGGGGACACTCTTCTTGGATCATCTACTTTTGATGAGCTATCATATCTACCCAATCTGACTTCTCTTTTTGTTAAATTGGATAGCTCATCAATTTTGAATAGAGACCACACCTGGATGTCTAGATTGGAAAGATTTCGCATAGAAGTTGGGGTAGGTCCAATGGAAGCAAAATTCAACAAGTCAACAAGGATGATTGGCGTGTCGCAGTGTCAAATTTTCAGTAAGGGAGAGCTCTCAGGCATGTTGCAGTTTGCTTCAGATTTATACTTGATAAAATGCATGGGTCTCAGGAAGTTGATTGCATACAACAGTTTTGATGGACTAAAATCACTACACATTGTGAACTGTTCATGTGATTTTAAACCAGTGGAAGAAGGGAATGAACATTTTGACCCTCTGCCCAATCTGAAAGAAGGAAATGAACATTTTGACCCTCTGCCCAATCTGGAATATCTCCGCCTCGGCtccttatttaatttaaagagtGTTTCTGAGTTTGGTCATTTTCTGGGTACAAGATTTTCTAAATTACGCCAACTAGAGATGGCCGTTTGTCAAAGCTTAACATGTCTTTTTAACGTTGGTGGAGCTTTTTCTGTACCGAAGCACCTGGAAGATATTGGAATTTCCAATTGTCGGATGACACTTGTCAACTCAGAAGTTCCAAGAGTTCGGGAGTTACTGTTGGAAAACTGTCCAAGCTTAGGAACACTGGGCGAGCCAGAGAATACGTGGGAACACCTGGAGGAACTTAGCTTGACAAATTGCAACCAAATAAGGAAGTTGCCTCTCTCTATTCAAACTTCCAAGAACATCAAAGTAATAAGAGGAGCGTCGGATTGGTGGAGCCAATTGGAGTGGGATGACGATAGCTCCAAGTCAAAGTTAGAGCATTGCTTCCTACCACTTTAA